A single region of the Streptomyces sp. ITFR-16 genome encodes:
- a CDS encoding ABC transporter substrate-binding protein produces MSARLTHFDPGSRPRPAALRTTALGAVLAALAVPALSACGGDAASATGSATLKWATSSFPAHWDPVVSGSGAQFRQLALVYASLTRTDENGKAVPDLAESWEYNDKGDRITFKLRAGQKFSDGEPVDAAAVKAAIERAQKQKNSALFGDLTSIGKVEAKGLEATLNLTQVDYQIPQLLGQRVLQIASPKAAKDPAKLDQNPVGAGPFVVKQLIPGTKAVLTKNPDYWDAAHIHIDDVDVVSAPDASTVVSGLRTGVYNFADIDPSQADAAKKAGLDVFVQPGFNAANLSLNINKAPFDDDKVVDAVRYAVNRKEFVDKLTFGYGEPTDQPFPKGYVAYDPKSENAYPYDPAKAKKLLAEAGHKPGDIKLNLVIPSDDPQAEIVQSQLAAVGITVTIKIDKNWATPFFAKDLTFSLYGTTGRDSAAQTLTAHFGPNGPLNLSTPYEPDGFEEAVAKVRQTPLEAPDYAETLQAATRAGLRSKALVFTYVSPNLFAKTKSVSGLPKNPGHIDWTGVTISATG; encoded by the coding sequence ATGTCCGCACGACTGACGCACTTCGACCCGGGTTCCCGTCCACGGCCCGCCGCCCTGCGCACGACCGCGCTGGGAGCCGTCCTCGCCGCCCTCGCGGTCCCCGCCCTCAGCGCCTGCGGGGGCGACGCCGCCTCCGCCACCGGCAGCGCCACGCTGAAGTGGGCCACCTCCTCCTTCCCGGCGCACTGGGACCCCGTGGTCTCGGGCAGCGGTGCGCAGTTCCGTCAACTGGCCCTGGTGTACGCCTCCTTGACCCGTACCGACGAGAACGGCAAGGCGGTCCCCGACCTCGCCGAGAGCTGGGAGTACAACGACAAGGGCGATCGCATCACCTTCAAGCTGCGCGCCGGGCAGAAGTTCAGCGACGGCGAGCCGGTCGACGCCGCCGCCGTGAAGGCCGCCATCGAACGCGCCCAGAAGCAGAAGAACTCCGCGCTCTTCGGCGACCTGACGTCGATCGGAAAGGTCGAGGCGAAGGGCCTCGAAGCGACCCTGAACCTCACTCAGGTCGACTACCAGATACCTCAGTTGCTCGGTCAGCGGGTGCTCCAGATCGCCAGTCCCAAGGCGGCGAAGGACCCCGCGAAGCTCGACCAGAACCCGGTCGGGGCCGGGCCGTTCGTCGTCAAGCAGCTGATCCCGGGCACCAAGGCGGTCCTGACCAAGAACCCCGACTACTGGGACGCGGCCCACATCCACATCGACGACGTCGACGTGGTCTCCGCCCCCGACGCCTCCACGGTCGTCTCGGGTCTGCGCACCGGCGTCTACAACTTCGCCGACATCGACCCCAGCCAGGCGGACGCCGCGAAGAAGGCCGGCCTCGACGTCTTCGTCCAGCCCGGCTTCAACGCCGCCAACCTCAGCCTCAACATCAACAAGGCGCCCTTCGACGACGACAAGGTGGTCGACGCCGTCCGATACGCGGTCAACCGCAAGGAGTTCGTCGACAAGCTGACCTTCGGCTACGGCGAGCCGACCGACCAGCCGTTCCCGAAGGGGTACGTGGCCTACGACCCCAAGTCCGAGAACGCCTACCCCTATGACCCGGCGAAGGCGAAGAAGCTGCTGGCCGAGGCGGGCCACAAGCCGGGCGACATCAAGCTGAACCTCGTCATCCCGTCGGACGACCCCCAGGCGGAGATCGTCCAGTCGCAGCTGGCCGCCGTCGGCATCACCGTGACGATCAAGATCGACAAGAACTGGGCCACCCCGTTCTTCGCCAAGGACCTCACCTTCTCGCTGTACGGGACCACCGGCCGCGACTCCGCCGCCCAGACCCTCACCGCGCACTTCGGCCCCAACGGCCCGCTCAACCTCTCCACCCCCTACGAGCCGGACGGCTTCGAGGAGGCGGTGGCCAAGGTCCGCCAGACCCCGCTGGAGGCGCCCGACTACGCCGAGACCCTCCAGGCCGCGACCCGGGCGGGGCTGCGGAGCAAGGCCCTGGTGTTCACGTACGTCTCGCCGAACCTCTTCGCCAAGACCAAGTCCGTGTCCGGCCTTCCGAAGAACCCCGGGCACATCGACTGGACCGGAGTGACCATCTCCGCCACCGGCTGA
- a CDS encoding ABC transporter permease → MTTTEPPVTTSVRRRGVAAARARHAAGRVLAVLARSAAIFVPVFLVATFVTFALRSLSGLSPARIQLGEQATPEAIARIEAQWGLDKPFIAQYWDWITGVLHGELGSSWVNGADISTLIGLGLGVSLSVATFALVIGVLAGFSLGTVAALRRTTAIDRAITGFVTVISVMPAFVVGIVLVAVLAVGFGLFPSAGYIPAEQGFGPWLAHITLPALALSFDVIADVARQLRSSLIGAYQENYVTGAVVRGLSPRRIFFGHVLRNALGPTLATLGQKFPALVGASVVTEWIFGLQGFGRFANDSAQAGDVPAVQGVLVVSIALVVSFNLVINLVLARVMPASQRGV, encoded by the coding sequence ATGACGACGACCGAGCCTCCGGTCACCACGTCCGTCCGCCGACGCGGGGTCGCCGCGGCCAGGGCCAGGCACGCGGCGGGCCGTGTCCTGGCCGTCCTCGCCCGGTCGGCGGCCATCTTCGTCCCGGTCTTCCTGGTCGCGACCTTCGTGACCTTCGCCCTGCGCTCGCTGAGCGGGCTCAGCCCCGCGCGCATCCAGCTGGGGGAGCAGGCAACCCCCGAGGCCATCGCGCGGATCGAGGCCCAGTGGGGGCTCGACAAGCCCTTCATCGCCCAGTACTGGGACTGGATCACCGGGGTCCTGCACGGTGAGCTCGGCAGCAGCTGGGTCAACGGGGCCGACATCTCCACCCTCATCGGCCTCGGCCTGGGAGTGAGCCTCTCGGTCGCCACGTTCGCCCTGGTCATCGGTGTGCTGGCCGGCTTCTCCCTCGGTACGGTCGCGGCGCTGAGGCGGACCACCGCGATCGACCGGGCCATCACCGGCTTCGTCACCGTGATCTCGGTGATGCCCGCGTTCGTCGTCGGCATCGTGCTGGTCGCGGTCCTCGCCGTCGGGTTCGGGCTGTTCCCCTCCGCCGGATACATCCCGGCGGAGCAGGGCTTCGGCCCCTGGCTCGCCCACATCACCCTGCCGGCGCTGGCGCTCAGCTTCGACGTCATCGCCGATGTGGCACGCCAACTGCGCTCCAGCCTCATCGGCGCGTATCAGGAGAACTACGTGACCGGCGCGGTCGTACGAGGACTGAGCCCGCGCCGGATCTTCTTCGGGCACGTCCTGCGCAACGCCCTGGGGCCGACGCTCGCCACCCTCGGGCAGAAGTTCCCCGCCCTGGTCGGCGCGTCCGTCGTCACCGAGTGGATCTTCGGCCTCCAGGGGTTCGGCCGGTTCGCCAACGACTCGGCCCAGGCCGGCGACGTACCCGCCGTGCAGGGCGTCCTGGTGGTGTCGATCGCGCTGGTCGTCTCCTTCAACCTCGTCATCAACCTGGTGCTGGCCCGTGTGATGCCGGCCTCCCAGCGGGGGGTGTGA